In the Struthio camelus isolate bStrCam1 chromosome 16, bStrCam1.hap1, whole genome shotgun sequence genome, GGGGGGCTGCTGTGCGTCTGCTGGAGCCCCGACGGGCGCTACGTGGTGACGGGCGGCGAGGACGACCTGGTGACCGTGTGGTCCTTCGCCGAGGGCCGCGTGGTGGCCCGGGGCCACGGCCACAAGTCGTGGGTCAACGCCGTGGCCTTCGACCCCTTCACGGGCGGCGTGGAGGACGAGGAGCCGCCGGCGGAGCTGAGCGGCAGCGACGACGACGCCCCCGAGCCCGCGGCCCGTTTCGGCCGGCTGCGAGCCAGCAGCACCCTCTCCCGCCTCTCCAAGCACAgcgcccgcagcagcccctccgTCACCTACCGCTTCGGCTCGGCCGGCCAGGACACCCAATTCTGCCTGTGGGACCTCACCGAGGACGTCCTCTACCCCCACCCGCCCCTCTCCCGCGCCCGTACCCTCACCAACACCTTCAGCGCCGGCCTGCCCGCCTCCGGCAGCAGCCCGGCGCCGAGCGACGTCGGCGCGCCGGGCCTGCCCCGCTCGCTCTCGCGCTCCAACAGCCTGCCTCACCCCGCCGTGACGGGCACGGCCAAGAGCCCCGCgcccgacgccgccgccgcccccttcaGCATCGGCAAATTCGCCACGCTCACGCTGCAGGAGCGCAAGGAACGGGCCGCCGACAAGGAGCACAAGCGCTACCACAGCCTGGGCAACATCAGCAAGAGCAGCGAGAAGCTCAACGCGGCCCCCAAGGGCAAGCTGGACACGGCCAAGGTGCTGGGCACGGCCCTCTGCCCCCGCATCCATGAGGTGCCGCTGCTCGAGCCGCTGGTGTGCAAGAAGATCGCCCACGAGCGCCTCACcgtcctcctcttcctcgagGACTGCATCATCACCGCCTGCCAGGAAGGTCTCATCTGCACCTGGG is a window encoding:
- the DMWD gene encoding dystrophia myotonica WD repeat-containing protein — its product is MVRLALPAAAEEPSEAAERSRVCFNLGRELYFYGGTGPGGRGSRRSLDLNKPIDKRIYKGTQPTCHDFNQFTAASDSISLLVGFSAGQVQYLDLVKKDTSKLFNEERLIDKTKVTFLKWIPETESLFLASHASGHLYLYNVEHPCGSAPPQYSLLKQGEGFSVFACKSKSARNPLVKWAVGEGALNEFAFSPDGRYLACVSQDGCLRVFHFDSMLLQGMMKSYFGGLLCVCWSPDGRYVVTGGEDDLVTVWSFAEGRVVARGHGHKSWVNAVAFDPFTGGVEDEEPPAELSGSDDDAPEPAARFGRLRASSTLSRLSKHSARSSPSVTYRFGSAGQDTQFCLWDLTEDVLYPHPPLSRARTLTNTFSAGLPASGSSPAPSDVGAPGLPRSLSRSNSLPHPAVTGTAKSPAPDAAAAPFSIGKFATLTLQERKERAADKEHKRYHSLGNISKSSEKLNAAPKGKLDTAKVLGTALCPRIHEVPLLEPLVCKKIAHERLTVLLFLEDCIITACQEGLICTWARPGKGSLASQNGGSPSGTVV